The proteins below are encoded in one region of Ferruginibacter lapsinanis:
- the trpA gene encoding tryptophan synthase subunit alpha: protein MSKLTALFNRKKNNVLNVYCTAGYPRLNSTIEVMQALEANGADIIEIGMPYSDPLADGEVIQQSSAVALGNGMTLNILFEQLKDLRQKVSIPVILMGYMNPIMQYGLEKFCAAAAEVGVDALILPDLPMYEFETEYGAVIKKHGLDFIFLVTPETGEERIRKIDSLSTGFIYAVSSSSTTGSNKVIANQEEYFIKLQQMNLKNPVLVGFGIKDKQTFEAACKHTNGAIIGSAYINALQNTLDINGVTKDFLNKILS, encoded by the coding sequence ATGAGTAAACTAACAGCACTTTTTAATCGAAAAAAAAATAATGTATTGAACGTGTACTGTACGGCAGGGTATCCGCGACTGAACAGTACGATTGAAGTAATGCAGGCGCTGGAAGCCAACGGCGCAGATATTATTGAAATAGGTATGCCTTACAGCGATCCATTAGCTGATGGAGAAGTGATTCAGCAAAGTAGTGCTGTGGCATTAGGAAACGGAATGACACTAAACATTTTATTCGAACAGTTAAAGGATCTCAGACAAAAGGTTTCTATCCCGGTAATCCTGATGGGATATATGAATCCTATCATGCAATACGGATTAGAAAAATTCTGTGCTGCTGCTGCTGAGGTAGGCGTTGATGCATTAATATTGCCGGATCTACCTATGTATGAATTTGAAACTGAATATGGTGCTGTTATAAAAAAACACGGCCTCGATTTTATATTCTTAGTAACACCCGAAACCGGAGAGGAACGTATTCGTAAAATTGACTCTTTGAGTACCGGCTTTATTTATGCTGTATCATCTTCCTCAACAACTGGCAGTAATAAGGTCATTGCCAATCAGGAAGAATATTTTATTAAGCTGCAACAAATGAACTTAAAGAATCCTGTATTGGTGGGATTTGGCATTAAAGATAAACAAACTTTTGAGGCAGCCTGTAAACATACCAATGGAGCTATTATTGGCAGCGCTTATATCAATGCACTTCAAAACACATTGGATATTAACGGAGTTACTAAAGATTTCTTAAATAAAATATTAAGCTAA
- a CDS encoding TlpA disulfide reductase family protein: MKKFLLLVLFTPLLTFSQTHKKYVKKHTAVRSKKAADEFIINGTLKGFTDGTKIALLNGRTGVQEAETKINKNKFSFKGKLGQPDFKILLINNTPPYLVMFLDNSIVKVVGTKDSITNAKVTGSRSNKDYQEYDKAIEPYRHILEENAPYDSIAEKNMLKITQDFVAQHPKSYVSPLAIIHYSQVDDEEDNTQLLYNMLDSNVKISNMGNYVVQLIEDRKKNGIGTIMSDFTQADTAGNPITLSSLRGKYVLVDFWASWCRPCRMENPNVVAAYNKFKNKNFTVLGVSLDKGKQAWIDAITMDGLTWSHVSDLQGWSNVVAQQFYINSIPQNILIDAQGKIVGKNLRGEKLTRKLAKLLK; the protein is encoded by the coding sequence ATGAAGAAATTTTTGCTTCTTGTTTTATTTACTCCACTGCTGACATTTTCTCAGACCCATAAAAAGTATGTAAAAAAACATACTGCTGTCCGTTCCAAAAAAGCAGCAGATGAATTCATCATTAACGGAACTTTGAAAGGCTTTACAGATGGAACAAAGATCGCTTTATTGAATGGACGAACAGGTGTACAGGAAGCCGAAACCAAAATCAATAAAAACAAATTCTCATTCAAAGGGAAACTTGGGCAGCCGGACTTTAAGATATTGCTTATTAATAATACGCCTCCTTATCTGGTAATGTTTTTAGATAACAGTATTGTTAAAGTAGTTGGCACAAAAGATTCAATTACTAACGCAAAAGTTACCGGATCGAGATCTAATAAAGATTATCAGGAATATGATAAGGCCATAGAACCCTACAGGCATATACTGGAAGAGAATGCTCCTTATGATTCTATTGCAGAAAAAAATATGCTGAAGATCACACAGGACTTTGTTGCCCAACACCCTAAATCTTATGTTTCCCCATTGGCGATCATTCATTACAGCCAGGTAGATGATGAAGAAGATAACACACAATTGTTGTATAATATGTTGGATTCGAATGTAAAAATATCCAACATGGGTAATTATGTTGTTCAACTGATCGAAGACAGAAAAAAGAATGGTATAGGAACGATCATGTCAGATTTTACACAAGCTGATACAGCAGGAAATCCGATAACACTTAGCTCTTTAAGAGGAAAATATGTTTTGGTTGATTTCTGGGCCAGTTGGTGCCGGCCATGTCGTATGGAAAATCCAAATGTTGTAGCTGCGTATAATAAATTCAAGAATAAAAATTTCACTGTGCTGGGTGTATCACTTGATAAAGGCAAGCAGGCATGGATAGATGCCATCACTATGGATGGATTGACCTGGTCGCATGTTAGCGATTTGCAGGGTTGGAGTAACGTGGTAGCACAGCAATTTTACATCAATAGTATCCCTCAAAATATTTTGATCGATGCCCAGGGAAAAATAGTTGGCAAGAATCTACGTGGGGAAAAACTGACCAGAAAACTTGCTAAACTGCTTAAATAA
- a CDS encoding pyridoxine 5'-phosphate synthase has product MTKLSVNINKIATLRNSRGGNNPDLIKTALDIERFGAEGITVHPRPDERHIRYADVYDLKKVIHTEFNIEGNCTEQSFVDLVLANKPAQVTLVPDAIGQLTSNHGWNTIEHKAYLTDMIAVFKNAGIRVSIFVDPVIEMVEGAKATGTDRIELYTEGYAKEYAIGNKQQAITPYIAAAKKANELGLGINAGHDLDLHNLKFFAENIPGLLEVSIGHALICDALYLGLENTVQLYKRQLQTSV; this is encoded by the coding sequence ATGACTAAATTATCTGTAAATATCAATAAAATAGCTACGCTGCGTAATAGTCGTGGGGGCAATAATCCCGATCTGATAAAAACTGCATTGGATATTGAACGTTTTGGTGCAGAGGGAATCACGGTGCATCCCCGTCCGGATGAAAGACACATTCGTTATGCAGATGTGTATGACCTAAAAAAGGTAATTCACACTGAATTTAATATTGAAGGGAATTGTACCGAGCAGTCTTTTGTTGACCTGGTATTGGCTAATAAGCCGGCACAGGTTACGTTGGTACCGGATGCTATTGGTCAGCTAACTTCCAATCATGGCTGGAATACCATTGAACATAAAGCGTATCTGACAGATATGATCGCTGTTTTTAAAAACGCAGGGATCAGGGTGTCTATTTTTGTTGATCCGGTGATAGAAATGGTAGAAGGAGCAAAAGCTACAGGTACGGACAGGATTGAATTATATACAGAAGGGTATGCTAAGGAATATGCAATTGGTAATAAGCAACAAGCAATAACCCCTTATATAGCTGCCGCAAAAAAAGCAAATGAATTAGGTTTAGGCATTAACGCCGGTCATGATCTTGATCTGCATAACCTGAAATTTTTTGCTGAAAATATACCTGGTTTACTGGAGGTGTCTATCGGGCATGCATTGATCTGTGATGCACTTTACCTGGGACTAGAAAATACGGTACAGTTATACAAACGTCAACTACAAACGTCTGTTTAG
- the glgB gene encoding 1,4-alpha-glucan branching protein GlgB, whose product MSADKTTQVTKKYEEIHFVDSTKPVWNYSLLTDEDIRNYQNGTMYNAYEKFGSHEAEVLGTSGYYFAVWAPNATAVCVKGNFNDWKNDTHPLYVRIDNSGIWEGFIPHFKKGEVYKYFIKGYQGIEVDKGDPYANFWEKRPLTASITWKTQYDWKDSSWMKSRMKHNALDAPWSVYEVHLASWMRPDKNNEEAYNTYQQITERLVPYVKDMGFTHVEFMPVMEHPFDGSWGYQGTGFFAATSRFGSPEDFMAMIDAFHAAGVGVVLDWVPSHFPYDSHGLFMFDGTHTYEYADMRKGFHPDWNSYIFNYKRGEVKSFLISSARYWFDQFHIDGIRVDAVSSMLKLNYSREEGEWEPNEFGGNGNIEAIAFIKELNEMIYRDFPDVQTIAEEATDWPGISKPTFAGGLGFGMKWMMGWMHDTLDYFKMDPYFRQFNQDKFTFSMMYFYDENFMLPLSHDEIVHGKSPMIYKMPGDEWQKFANLRLMYTYMYTHPGGKLLFMGNEFAQTEEWNYKSELRWDLLQFDCHKMMQNCVKDLNNLYTSLPALHELQFIPGGFEWVETNQRKEGVIAYKRIGKDRKNDVLVILNLTPVVRKDWKVKIYGKSNWTEVFNSDSKQYWGTGDVFNPAPEITLVEKNTDLYEINLHLPALGSIIMR is encoded by the coding sequence ATGTCTGCCGATAAAACTACACAAGTCACAAAAAAATACGAGGAAATTCATTTTGTAGATAGCACAAAGCCGGTATGGAATTACTCATTACTAACGGACGAGGATATACGAAATTATCAGAATGGAACTATGTATAATGCCTACGAAAAATTCGGTAGCCATGAAGCAGAAGTGTTAGGTACTTCCGGTTATTATTTTGCTGTATGGGCTCCCAATGCTACAGCCGTATGTGTAAAAGGCAATTTCAATGATTGGAAAAATGACACACATCCACTGTATGTTCGTATAGATAATTCAGGTATATGGGAAGGTTTTATTCCGCACTTTAAAAAAGGTGAAGTATACAAATATTTTATTAAAGGATACCAGGGAATTGAGGTTGACAAAGGGGATCCATATGCAAATTTTTGGGAAAAAAGACCTTTAACCGCTTCCATCACCTGGAAAACACAATATGATTGGAAAGACAGCTCCTGGATGAAAAGCAGGATGAAACATAATGCACTGGATGCTCCATGGAGTGTATATGAAGTGCACCTGGCAAGCTGGATGCGCCCTGATAAAAACAATGAAGAAGCGTATAACACTTACCAACAGATCACAGAACGACTGGTTCCTTATGTAAAAGATATGGGCTTTACACATGTAGAGTTCATGCCGGTTATGGAACATCCGTTTGACGGCAGTTGGGGGTACCAGGGAACAGGCTTTTTTGCCGCCACTTCAAGGTTTGGTTCGCCTGAGGATTTCATGGCTATGATCGATGCATTTCATGCTGCCGGAGTTGGTGTGGTATTAGATTGGGTTCCATCGCATTTCCCATACGACTCACACGGTTTGTTCATGTTTGACGGCACACACACATACGAGTATGCAGACATGCGTAAAGGATTTCATCCAGACTGGAACTCATACATTTTTAATTATAAAAGAGGAGAGGTAAAGTCATTCCTGATCAGCAGTGCCCGTTATTGGTTTGATCAATTTCATATAGATGGTATAAGAGTAGATGCTGTTAGCTCTATGCTCAAATTAAATTATTCAAGAGAAGAAGGAGAGTGGGAGCCAAATGAATTTGGGGGAAATGGTAACATAGAAGCCATTGCTTTTATTAAAGAATTGAATGAGATGATCTACAGAGATTTTCCCGATGTACAAACAATTGCAGAGGAAGCAACAGATTGGCCCGGTATATCCAAGCCAACTTTTGCAGGCGGATTGGGTTTTGGTATGAAATGGATGATGGGATGGATGCATGACACATTGGACTATTTTAAAATGGATCCATACTTCAGGCAATTCAATCAGGATAAGTTCACTTTCAGCATGATGTATTTTTATGATGAAAACTTTATGTTGCCATTGAGCCATGATGAAATTGTGCACGGTAAAAGTCCTATGATATACAAAATGCCTGGAGATGAATGGCAAAAATTTGCCAATCTTCGCCTGATGTACACTTATATGTACACCCATCCAGGAGGAAAATTATTGTTCATGGGCAACGAATTTGCACAAACAGAAGAATGGAATTATAAATCAGAGTTGAGGTGGGATCTTTTGCAGTTTGATTGTCATAAAATGATGCAAAACTGTGTTAAAGACCTGAACAATTTATACACATCTTTACCGGCTTTACATGAATTGCAATTCATTCCCGGGGGCTTTGAATGGGTGGAAACAAACCAACGAAAAGAGGGGGTAATCGCCTATAAACGCATCGGAAAAGACCGAAAAAATGATGTATTGGTCATATTAAATTTAACTCCCGTTGTACGCAAAGACTGGAAGGTAAAAATATACGGAAAATCAAACTGGACGGAGGTTTTCAATAGTGACAGTAAGCAGTATTGGGGTACCGGTGATGTATTCAATCCGGCGCCTGAAATTACCCTGGTAGAAAAAAATACTGACTTATATGAAATAAATCTCCACCTTCCGGCGTTAGGTAGTATTATAATGCGATAG
- a CDS encoding tetratricopeptide repeat protein: protein MKSLITSLVCSFVAFTAFSENSDSAQVYFQKAMLEKTAKRFQIASKLLDKALEFNPKYTEAYLENGFINLEMRRTDAAKFAFTKVYELDPNNAVAIQQLTELYYSYRQFGKAIEFAKKCKNYPNAEKIIGLSSYQQEDYPSAVATLQSFLSKNPKDAEATYTIGRSYLEMEEYQKAVPFYKKAVELDQTKNAWSYELGLLSYNNDDFKTAVVYFNKAAENGYNQSSDFNENLGYAYIFSGEFEKGEKLLLDLIAKKPGNKDMLRDIADAYYKRKMYDKSLEFCQKLMELDMKDGKALWQAGLCFQKKGDKDRGQQMCDRAIELDPTLAGMRQKNMSAGL from the coding sequence ATGAAAAGTCTAATTACCTCTTTGGTATGCTCCTTTGTGGCATTTACCGCCTTCTCAGAAAATTCAGACAGTGCCCAGGTTTATTTTCAAAAAGCGATGTTGGAGAAAACTGCCAAGCGATTTCAGATTGCATCAAAACTATTGGATAAAGCATTGGAGTTCAACCCAAAATATACAGAAGCGTATTTAGAAAATGGTTTCATTAATCTGGAAATGCGTAGAACTGATGCTGCAAAATTTGCCTTTACAAAAGTTTACGAACTAGATCCCAACAATGCCGTTGCGATACAACAATTAACAGAATTATACTATTCATACCGTCAATTTGGAAAAGCGATAGAGTTTGCAAAAAAATGCAAAAACTACCCGAATGCTGAAAAGATCATCGGATTAAGCAGTTACCAGCAGGAAGATTATCCATCAGCAGTTGCAACCCTACAAAGTTTTTTATCAAAGAATCCTAAAGATGCGGAAGCTACCTATACGATCGGAAGAAGTTATCTGGAAATGGAGGAATATCAGAAAGCTGTTCCTTTTTACAAAAAGGCGGTAGAATTAGACCAAACAAAAAATGCATGGTCATATGAACTTGGCTTATTAAGTTATAATAATGATGATTTTAAAACAGCCGTAGTTTATTTTAATAAAGCTGCAGAAAACGGATATAATCAAAGCAGTGACTTTAACGAAAATCTTGGATATGCATATATCTTCAGCGGAGAGTTTGAAAAAGGAGAAAAATTGTTATTGGATTTGATAGCAAAAAAACCAGGTAATAAAGATATGCTGAGAGATATTGCAGATGCTTACTACAAACGTAAAATGTACGATAAATCATTAGAGTTCTGCCAAAAATTGATGGAGCTGGATATGAAAGACGGTAAAGCCCTATGGCAAGCCGGACTATGTTTTCAAAAGAAAGGCGACAAAGATAGAGGTCAACAAATGTGCGACAGAGCTATTGAGTTGGATCCTACTTTGGCCGGCATGCGCCAAAAGAATATGAGCGCAGGTTTATAA
- the ychF gene encoding redox-regulated ATPase YchF: MALQAGIVGLPNVGKSTLFNAVSNSAKAQASNYRFCTIEPNVGLVNVPDPRLDKLAELVQPERTVPTQIEIVDIAGLVRGASKGEGLGNKFLANIREVDAIIHVIRCFEDENILRDEGPINPVGDKEIIETELQLKDLESVEKKIQRTEKLIKNGDAKMKAELEVLTRCKDQLNQGKSILALGLSKEEKSAIEDIFLLTDKPILYVANVDEASMHTGNKFSDALIEAVKAEGNQVIIMTNAIEAQIAEFDNPEDKQMFMEEYKMTEPALDRLIHSTYKLLNLSTYFTAGVQEVRAWTIHQGWKAPQAASVIHTDFEKGFIKAEVIAYNDFISYKSEAACRENGKLRIEGKEYVVNDGDVMHFRFNV, translated from the coding sequence ATGGCTCTTCAAGCAGGAATTGTGGGATTACCCAATGTAGGAAAATCGACCCTTTTTAATGCAGTTAGTAATAGTGCAAAAGCGCAAGCAAGTAACTATCGTTTTTGTACCATTGAACCTAATGTAGGGTTGGTAAATGTACCTGATCCCCGACTGGATAAATTAGCAGAATTGGTACAACCTGAACGCACTGTGCCTACGCAAATCGAGATTGTAGATATTGCAGGTTTAGTACGTGGTGCAAGTAAAGGCGAAGGGTTGGGCAATAAATTCCTGGCTAATATTCGTGAGGTAGATGCAATCATTCACGTGATCCGTTGTTTTGAAGATGAAAATATTTTGAGAGATGAAGGACCTATTAACCCTGTTGGAGATAAAGAGATCATTGAAACAGAATTGCAATTAAAAGATCTCGAAAGCGTAGAGAAAAAAATTCAACGCACAGAAAAACTGATCAAGAACGGAGATGCTAAAATGAAAGCCGAACTGGAAGTATTGACAAGATGTAAAGATCAATTGAACCAGGGAAAAAGCATTTTAGCTTTGGGATTGTCAAAAGAAGAAAAATCAGCCATTGAAGATATTTTCCTGTTGACAGATAAACCTATCTTATATGTTGCCAATGTAGATGAGGCAAGTATGCATACCGGGAATAAATTTTCTGATGCATTGATTGAAGCAGTAAAGGCTGAAGGTAACCAGGTAATTATAATGACAAATGCTATTGAGGCTCAAATTGCAGAATTTGATAATCCGGAAGACAAGCAAATGTTTATGGAAGAATATAAAATGACTGAGCCTGCATTAGACAGACTTATTCATTCAACCTATAAATTACTGAATCTCTCCACTTATTTTACCGCAGGTGTACAGGAAGTAAGGGCATGGACAATTCATCAAGGCTGGAAAGCACCACAGGCTGCCAGTGTGATCCATACAGATTTTGAAAAAGGATTTATCAAAGCAGAGGTTATTGCTTACAATGATTTTATTTCTTATAAATCTGAAGCTGCATGCAGAGAAAACGGTAAATTAAGGATTGAAGGAAAAGAATATGTGGTAAATGATGGAGATGTGATGCATTTCAGATTCAATGTGTAG
- the trxA gene encoding thioredoxin: MAHEFTDVNFKEKVLDSDKLSVIDFWAEWCGPCRAIGPVIEELSKEYEGKVNVGKVNVDHNPEVSMSYGITSIPAILFVKGGQVVDKLVGAQPKSNFVKKIEQHK; this comes from the coding sequence ATGGCACACGAATTCACAGATGTAAATTTTAAAGAAAAAGTATTAGACTCAGATAAATTGTCGGTAATCGATTTTTGGGCAGAATGGTGTGGTCCTTGCCGTGCTATCGGACCAGTTATCGAAGAATTATCAAAAGAATATGAAGGAAAAGTTAACGTAGGTAAAGTAAATGTTGATCATAATCCCGAAGTATCAATGAGTTATGGTATCACCAGCATTCCGGCTATCCTTTTTGTGAAAGGTGGTCAGGTTGTTGACAAATTGGTTGGCGCACAACCTAAATCTAATTTTGTTAAAAAGATTGAACAACATAAATAG
- the dnaE gene encoding DNA polymerase III subunit alpha, translating to MKFSHLHVHTQFSLLDGAASIKNLYKKAIADGMPALAISDHGNMFGAFEFVKEAYNHKNADGTLKVKPVVGCEFYITTDRTRNKFSKEEKDPRHHQILLAKNEQGYKNLVKLTSLGYIEGMYSKYPRIDKELIHKYHEGLIATTCCLGALVPQTILKKGEDEGENEFKWWLNIFQEDYYVELQRHGIPEQDKVNEVLLKFAKKYNVKVIASNDSHYVDQKDFNAHDILLCINTGEKQATPALREFTDDDVMTKNKRFAFPNDQFYLKTTAEMSKVFEDIPEAIDNTNEIVSKIDLLDLKKEILLPFFEVPATFKSQDDYLEHLTWSGAKQRYKIITPEIEERLQFELGIIRKMGFAGYFLIVSDFIRHGRDIGVFIGPGRGSAAGSAVAYCIGITNIDPIKYNLLFERFLNPERKSMPDIDTDFDDDGRQKVIDYVVQKYGKNQVAQIITYGTMAAKSSIADVARVMDLPIAESRALSKLVPEKPGINLKRLLHAPITTKEAKDGEKSLEEKESLVADDIENVKKLRELYAGNDLNSRILHEAEILEGSVRNTGIHASAIIIAPKDLTELLPVATSKESELWMTQIEGNSIEEAGVIKMDFLGLRTLSILKTALSLIKQNHGVEIAIDDIPLDDEKTYELYQRGDTNATFQFESAGMQKYLRELKPDKFADLIAMNALYRPGPIAYIPEYIDRKHGKKQVEYDLPDMEEHLKETNGITVYQEQVMLLSQKLAGFSKGDADILRKAMGKKQRAVLDKMKLQFVEGATAKGHPKDKLEKIWTDWEAFAQYAFNKSHSTCYAFVAYQTAYLKAHYPSEYMAAVLNHAGSIEKITFFMEECKRMGLVVLGPDINESNNGFAVNNKGEIRFGFSGLKGVGEKAIEDIITERNKGGHFASIFDLAKRVNQRSVNKKSLESLAYSGAFDCFKDITRAQYFYQAPGDVQGLEKIIKFGSVFQSQATQSTNTLFGDMVMPEIVPPKLSVCEPWSLIEQLDHEKEVTGMYMSGHPLDNYKFEMKHYNITPLAEYNEFKAMVNTLPNKGRQFRVAGLVIDAQHRLTKTGKNFGILTIEDYSGKSEFMLWSEDYVKYTNYLDKGMIVLVEGGFKPRYNTDQYEFKLGKIHLLETVKPALTKQVTVTVEPQFINNDFINFIEKNISENPGGTLLRFNIIDVRNNLKVGLNTFEKNFKMNDDMAIFLNENKDIEVSVVTS from the coding sequence ATGAAATTTTCGCATTTACACGTCCATACTCAATTTTCGCTTTTAGATGGAGCTGCATCTATAAAAAACCTCTATAAAAAGGCAATTGCCGATGGTATGCCTGCGCTGGCCATCAGTGATCATGGTAATATGTTTGGCGCTTTTGAATTTGTAAAAGAAGCATATAACCACAAAAATGCCGATGGTACATTAAAGGTAAAACCCGTTGTTGGTTGCGAATTTTATATTACAACCGACAGAACAAGAAACAAATTCAGCAAGGAAGAAAAAGATCCCCGTCATCACCAGATACTGTTGGCTAAAAATGAGCAAGGGTATAAAAATTTAGTAAAACTAACCTCACTCGGATATATAGAAGGGATGTACAGTAAGTACCCTCGTATTGATAAAGAACTGATCCATAAATATCATGAAGGGCTGATTGCTACCACTTGTTGTTTGGGAGCATTAGTGCCTCAAACGATCCTGAAAAAAGGAGAAGATGAAGGAGAAAATGAATTCAAATGGTGGCTGAATATTTTCCAGGAAGACTATTATGTTGAGCTGCAACGGCATGGCATACCCGAACAGGATAAGGTAAATGAAGTTCTTTTAAAATTTGCCAAAAAATACAATGTAAAAGTTATAGCAAGTAATGATAGTCATTATGTAGATCAAAAAGATTTTAATGCACATGATATTCTGCTATGCATCAATACCGGCGAAAAGCAGGCCACTCCTGCCCTGCGTGAATTCACCGATGACGATGTAATGACAAAGAATAAACGTTTTGCATTTCCGAACGATCAGTTTTATCTGAAAACCACGGCAGAAATGTCGAAGGTGTTTGAAGATATCCCTGAAGCGATCGATAATACCAATGAGATCGTTTCTAAAATAGATCTGTTGGATCTGAAGAAAGAAATCCTGTTGCCTTTTTTTGAGGTTCCCGCTACTTTCAAATCACAGGATGATTATCTGGAGCATCTTACCTGGAGCGGAGCAAAGCAACGGTACAAAATAATTACGCCAGAAATTGAAGAACGGTTACAATTTGAATTAGGCATTATCAGGAAGATGGGATTTGCCGGCTACTTTTTAATTGTGAGTGATTTCATACGACATGGAAGAGATATCGGTGTATTCATCGGCCCTGGCCGTGGATCTGCTGCAGGTAGTGCCGTGGCTTATTGCATCGGCATTACTAATATCGATCCGATCAAATATAATTTACTATTCGAAAGATTCTTAAATCCTGAGCGTAAGAGCATGCCCGATATTGATACGGACTTTGATGATGATGGTCGTCAGAAAGTGATCGATTATGTGGTACAGAAATACGGAAAGAACCAGGTGGCGCAAATCATTACCTATGGTACTATGGCTGCCAAATCGAGTATAGCAGATGTGGCGAGGGTAATGGACCTTCCGATTGCAGAAAGCAGGGCTTTATCAAAATTGGTTCCAGAAAAGCCCGGTATCAACCTGAAGCGATTGTTACATGCTCCCATCACTACCAAAGAAGCAAAAGACGGAGAAAAAAGTCTGGAAGAAAAAGAGTCGTTGGTTGCTGACGATATTGAGAACGTAAAGAAATTAAGAGAATTATATGCCGGTAATGATCTGAACAGCAGAATTTTGCACGAAGCGGAAATATTGGAAGGTTCTGTTCGTAATACAGGTATCCATGCCTCAGCTATTATCATTGCACCGAAAGATCTCACGGAATTATTGCCCGTAGCTACTTCAAAGGAATCTGAACTTTGGATGACACAGATCGAAGGGAACTCTATTGAAGAGGCAGGTGTAATTAAGATGGATTTTTTAGGTTTGAGAACACTTAGCATCTTAAAAACGGCCTTATCTCTCATTAAACAAAACCATGGTGTAGAGATCGCTATTGATGATATTCCATTAGATGATGAAAAGACCTACGAGCTTTACCAGCGTGGGGATACCAATGCAACTTTTCAGTTTGAAAGTGCTGGTATGCAAAAATATTTACGTGAATTAAAACCGGATAAATTTGCTGATCTGATCGCAATGAATGCCTTGTATCGTCCGGGACCAATTGCCTATATTCCTGAATACATTGATCGTAAACATGGCAAGAAGCAGGTGGAGTATGATCTTCCGGATATGGAAGAACATTTGAAAGAGACCAACGGTATCACTGTTTATCAAGAACAGGTAATGTTGCTTTCACAAAAGCTTGCAGGATTCAGTAAAGGAGATGCGGATATTTTGCGTAAAGCAATGGGTAAAAAGCAAAGAGCGGTACTGGATAAAATGAAATTGCAGTTTGTTGAAGGTGCTACCGCTAAAGGACACCCGAAAGATAAATTAGAAAAAATCTGGACCGATTGGGAGGCATTTGCACAGTACGCTTTCAACAAATCTCACTCTACCTGTTATGCATTTGTGGCTTATCAGACAGCTTATCTGAAGGCCCACTATCCCAGCGAATATATGGCAGCGGTGTTGAATCATGCAGGTAGTATTGAAAAGATCACTTTCTTCATGGAAGAATGTAAACGAATGGGGCTTGTTGTTCTGGGGCCTGATATCAATGAAAGTAATAACGGATTTGCTGTAAACAATAAAGGAGAGATACGTTTTGGATTCAGTGGATTGAAAGGTGTTGGTGAAAAAGCGATCGAAGATATTATTACCGAAAGAAACAAAGGTGGACATTTTGCTTCCATATTTGATCTGGCAAAAAGGGTCAATCAGCGCTCTGTCAATAAAAAATCATTAGAAAGTTTAGCATATAGCGGTGCATTTGATTGCTTTAAAGATATTACCAGGGCTCAGTATTTTTATCAGGCGCCCGGGGATGTGCAGGGATTGGAAAAGATCATTAAGTTCGGTAGTGTGTTTCAATCACAAGCCACACAATCTACCAATACATTATTTGGTGATATGGTAATGCCGGAGATCGTTCCTCCTAAGCTATCTGTATGTGAGCCTTGGTCTTTGATAGAACAACTGGATCATGAAAAAGAAGTTACAGGAATGTACATGAGTGGTCATCCATTGGATAACTACAAGTTTGAGATGAAACATTATAATATTACTCCGCTGGCTGAATACAATGAGTTTAAGGCGATGGTAAATACATTGCCTAATAAAGGCAGACAGTTCAGAGTAGCAGGCCTTGTGATAGATGCACAGCATCGGTTGACTAAAACCGGAAAGAATTTCGGGATACTAACCATAGAAGATTATAGTGGCAAAAGTGAGTTCATGCTTTGGAGCGAAGACTATGTGAAGTACACCAACTATTTAGATAAAGGAATGATCGTGTTGGTTGAAGGCGGATTCAAACCCAGATACAATACAGATCAATACGAATTTAAACTAGGTAAGATACATCTGTTAGAAACAGTCAAGCCGGCACTTACCAAGCAAGTTACGGTAACTGTAGAGCCACAATTCATCAATAATGATTTTATCAATTTCATTGAAAAAAACATCAGTGAAAATCCCGGAGGAACTTTGCTTAGATTTAATATAATAGACGTTCGGAACAACCTTAAAGTTGGTCTGAATACTTTTGAGAAAAATTTTAAAATGAATGATGATATGGCAATTTTTCTCAATGAGAATAAAGATATAGAAGTGAGTGTGGTAACATCGTAA